One genomic region from Thalassomonas viridans encodes:
- a CDS encoding non-ribosomal peptide synthetase has translation MKISNLIKRAASQGVFLFVEAQQLKFKLSVDAFPEDLKAEILGCKQELIDFLAADARPVAATRRSRVTKRTEAGTQVPVSFAQQRLWLLDQLQGGSAEYNMPAALRISGEFNVEAAEQAIRRIVARHQSLRTVFSSEGEHTLQIIRDDLDFTLERHDLTGYDEKQQQLEARALMLNSSQAPFDLSRDLMVRAAYLHLSTPARPDQDILLFNMHHIASDGWSMGVLLREFTAQYQAITEGKPDPLPPLAIQYADYAAWQRQWFAGQEQQRQLDYWLGQLADLPASHGLRLDHPRAETSLHLGGLVTGLLDEGLTRQLQTMAQRHQLTLFMLIHAALALVLSRHSNSRDIVLGTPVANRMQVELEPLIGFFVNTLVLRADTGYEDLGEFLAHIRTVNLDAQSHQDVPFEHLLEHCPVSRGTGHAPLFQIMLRMNTFEQEELVLPGVSFTPLTGEVPSAKYDLDIVAKVVDGQIELNWIYDSGLFDHQHIETLNEDLQRLLAAFVQAPGAKLKDLAMMSEQAQDHLIRRLNDTALELPADCLIHELFERQAAKTPNNIALVFEENALTYRQLDHQANRFAHYLRSACAITPDTLVGICVERSLDMVVAMLGILKAGAAYVPMDLSYPLERLNYMLDDAGIRVLVTQQAALEILPVKDELLCICVDGERPWSQYPKENIDKRVTGSRAGHLAYAIYTSGSTGKPKGVLVEHRNVVNFFAGLDAGIGSTGEQETWLAVTSISFDISVLELFWTLSKGAKVVLQPERPVSTGATKAMDLSLFYFAAEEASASNKYELLLEGAKFADRHQLSGVWVPERHFASFGDQFPNPSVAAAAVAAITRHVSIRSGSVVIPLHDPIRVAEEWSMVDNLSNGRVELSIASGWHPNDFVFAPDNYPNRQKTMWENTALIQQLWQGQGLKRRNGIDKEIEVFLHPRPVQDRLPIWVTAAGSEDTFRSAGAAGANLLTHMLGQNRQELQQKIAVYRQALVDAGYDKDHGKVALMLHTFVGEDADEVKTIVQGPFKNYLRHSVNLLKPLAEEAKLDIEEHIDAVIDMAFERYYHTSSLFGSPASCMKRVEAFQAIGVDEIACLVDFGVDNSVTLANLQYLHQLQQALRRSASHQRLLAKRLEKTRSPQELIAQHGVSHLQSTPSFLRGLLCEPSGAGALSGLEKLLVGGEALTPELAGNLLSQAPKQIFNMYGPTETTIWSAIGKVTDTQVTIGKPIANTQFYVADEQGQLLPFGVTGELYIGGAGVSRGYYRRGELTSARFIDDVFGPVQGQHLYKTGDLVRYRQDGELEYVGRIDDQVKIRGFRIELGEIEYQLCRCSGVDSALVTAAEAGEAGKQLLAYIKLARRDHGGGEHQEIAAIKQALHEALPYYMVPGLMVIIDEWPLTPNGKIDKKALPAPKQQKAGGEYLAPQTGSELELAGIWAELLHLDAGDISAGDNFIALGGDSLMAVRLIARVNSLGSARLTAQQVFASPVLADMAKILEQEEKQQPDALPAIIPEADPGITGLSIAQERFWFLSQLQQNTVDYNMAIALKLTGKLDSAAVEQAIAWIIGRHETLRTAFVRTGQGLGQQILTGIDYTLPRETPHGREVEDIYHEFLAQPFDLSRAPLLRTKLLQLAEQEHILMFSMHHIISDGWSLNLLIKEFSYAYKQFSRQQEPEYASLPVQYRDFARWQRNLADSELVSAQVDYWQQKLKAAPPVLNLTMAKPRKPQPDPAAGFVRVEISAGVRDKLKTLANDQQGTTFMVLLTAFKLLLAKHAASKDIIVGTPVANRPAPELEPLIGYFLNSLTLRTELDLSGSFTHLLGQVKQTCIEAFDHQLVSFEQLLTELDVERSIAYTPLFQIMFIMQNTPDYSLDLPGVGSEMLAYERQSTGFDMTCNFSESPAGISGVFEYRKDLFDEKDMQYFARQFSTIIECIAGDHDIDVQEIDEHLHRQTLSAPWYRDNVVAYDPGLSLGQRLEQQVRLTPQSIAIDDGLHQYTYRRFSALIHRLACGLSAGGVVSGDVVGICLPRSANALVSIFAVLKLGGIFMPLDINAPLARQLTIIADAKPKRVIVPTGHALAGQGEKVSALEIDELMAAYPGGELSGIEAGGEHPAYLYYTSGSSGVPKGVLGSHRAVINNALGIWQQFPVREGEVCAHKTNIAFIASVQEIFSCLLKGACLTIMRDETLLSPAAFLEHLSHKRVTRIFIAPSYLSQLLDLQPALSAVLPSLKLVLTGGEDVALTLVEKFKLCLPGVTLINAYGSTEVVGDACAAVLAGPDSEGDRHLVTIGRNVANMQARVLDENQRLCPVGVKGELYISGDSLALGYYNDPALSADKFIRRAVDGTDERLYKSGDLGRYLANGEIAYLGRADNQVKIRGSRVELLEVESALACYPGVERCICTLKEGAGGAAEIAAYIYAPAAERIAPKVHAFARNNMPRYMVPASLEQIAEVPVTANGKVDRGRLKAVVVTDNIEDMMLANSETEEKIAGIWLEVLDKEALELSSLSTQMNFFEAGGNSLMLAAIQLKIEESMGVKISVMDLFEQATIAALAEFIETRRPVLSPEEAERKRQSRGVRQARANRENQRLAGIRRGRVTEKS, from the coding sequence ATGAAGATTTCCAATTTGATTAAACGGGCGGCATCACAGGGGGTGTTTCTGTTTGTTGAAGCGCAGCAGTTAAAGTTTAAGTTGTCCGTAGATGCCTTTCCGGAAGATTTAAAGGCGGAGATCCTCGGCTGCAAGCAGGAGTTGATCGACTTTTTGGCTGCGGATGCCAGGCCCGTTGCCGCCACCCGGCGTTCCCGGGTCACTAAACGGACAGAAGCGGGGACGCAGGTGCCGGTTTCTTTTGCCCAGCAGAGATTATGGCTGCTGGATCAGCTTCAGGGGGGCAGCGCCGAATATAATATGCCGGCGGCGTTACGCATCAGCGGCGAATTTAATGTCGAAGCGGCCGAGCAGGCCATCCGGCGCATTGTGGCGCGCCATCAAAGCTTAAGAACTGTGTTCAGCTCCGAAGGGGAGCACACCCTGCAAATTATCCGGGACGATCTTGACTTTACCCTGGAACGGCATGATTTGACCGGCTACGATGAAAAACAGCAGCAGCTTGAGGCCAGAGCCCTGATGCTGAACAGCAGCCAGGCTCCCTTTGACCTGAGCCGGGATTTGATGGTCAGGGCGGCCTATCTCCACCTGTCAACCCCCGCCAGGCCGGATCAGGATATCCTGCTGTTTAATATGCATCACATTGCCTCGGACGGCTGGTCTATGGGGGTGCTGCTCAGGGAGTTTACCGCCCAGTACCAGGCCATCACCGAAGGGAAGCCGGATCCCCTGCCGCCGCTGGCCATCCAATATGCCGACTATGCCGCCTGGCAGCGCCAGTGGTTCGCCGGCCAGGAGCAGCAGCGGCAACTGGATTACTGGCTGGGCCAGCTGGCAGACTTGCCGGCCAGCCATGGCCTGAGGTTAGATCATCCCAGGGCCGAAACCAGCCTGCACCTGGGGGGGCTGGTAACCGGGCTGCTCGACGAAGGGCTGACCCGGCAGCTGCAAACGATGGCGCAGCGCCATCAGCTGACCCTGTTTATGCTGATACATGCCGCCCTGGCGTTAGTGCTGTCGCGCCATAGCAACAGCCGGGATATTGTCCTGGGGACACCCGTGGCCAACCGGATGCAGGTTGAACTTGAGCCGCTGATCGGATTTTTTGTCAACACTTTAGTACTTCGGGCCGATACCGGGTATGAAGACCTGGGTGAGTTCCTGGCCCATATCCGGACGGTGAATCTTGACGCCCAGTCTCACCAGGACGTGCCTTTTGAACACTTGCTTGAGCACTGCCCGGTGAGCCGCGGCACAGGACATGCTCCCCTGTTTCAAATCATGCTCAGGATGAACACGTTCGAGCAGGAAGAGCTAGTGCTGCCCGGGGTTAGCTTTACCCCGTTAACCGGGGAAGTGCCCAGCGCCAAGTATGATCTGGATATAGTGGCCAAAGTGGTGGACGGGCAAATCGAACTTAACTGGATATATGACAGCGGTTTGTTTGACCATCAGCATATTGAAACCCTTAATGAAGATTTACAGCGCCTGCTGGCGGCGTTTGTGCAGGCCCCGGGGGCAAAACTTAAAGATCTGGCTATGATGTCCGAGCAGGCGCAGGATCATTTGATCCGCCGGCTCAACGATACCGCACTTGAGCTGCCCGCCGACTGCCTTATCCATGAACTGTTCGAACGGCAGGCGGCGAAAACCCCAAATAATATCGCGCTGGTTTTTGAAGAAAACGCGCTGACCTACCGCCAGCTGGATCACCAGGCCAACCGCTTTGCCCACTATTTGCGCTCCGCCTGCGCCATCACCCCGGATACCCTGGTGGGCATATGCGTCGAGCGCTCCCTGGATATGGTGGTTGCCATGCTCGGCATATTAAAGGCCGGGGCGGCCTATGTGCCCATGGATCTCAGTTATCCGCTTGAGCGCCTCAATTATATGCTTGATGACGCCGGGATCCGGGTGCTGGTGACCCAGCAGGCGGCCCTTGAGATTTTACCGGTTAAGGATGAGCTGCTTTGTATCTGTGTCGACGGGGAGCGGCCATGGTCGCAATATCCTAAGGAAAACATAGACAAAAGGGTAACCGGGAGCCGGGCGGGACACCTGGCGTATGCCATTTATACGTCCGGTTCAACCGGCAAGCCCAAAGGGGTGCTGGTGGAGCACAGGAATGTGGTCAACTTTTTTGCCGGCCTGGATGCCGGCATCGGCAGCACGGGAGAGCAGGAAACCTGGCTGGCGGTTACCAGTATCAGTTTCGATATTTCCGTGCTGGAACTTTTCTGGACCCTGAGCAAAGGCGCCAAAGTGGTACTGCAGCCGGAACGGCCCGTGAGCACCGGCGCCACCAAAGCCATGGACCTGAGCCTGTTTTATTTCGCGGCAGAGGAAGCCAGCGCCAGCAATAAATATGAGCTGCTGCTCGAAGGGGCGAAATTCGCCGACCGGCACCAATTGTCCGGGGTCTGGGTGCCCGAGCGCCACTTTGCCAGTTTTGGCGATCAGTTCCCCAATCCCTCGGTGGCGGCCGCGGCGGTGGCGGCGATAACCCGGCATGTCAGTATCCGCTCCGGGAGTGTGGTGATCCCCCTGCATGATCCCATCCGGGTGGCGGAGGAGTGGTCTATGGTGGATAACCTGTCCAACGGCCGGGTCGAACTCTCTATCGCTTCCGGCTGGCACCCTAATGACTTTGTGTTTGCCCCCGATAATTACCCTAACCGGCAAAAGACAATGTGGGAAAATACCGCTTTGATACAGCAGCTCTGGCAGGGGCAGGGACTCAAACGGCGCAACGGCATAGACAAAGAGATCGAGGTCTTCCTGCACCCCAGACCTGTCCAGGACAGGCTGCCCATTTGGGTGACTGCCGCCGGCAGTGAAGACACCTTCCGCTCGGCCGGGGCGGCGGGGGCGAACCTCCTGACCCATATGCTGGGACAGAACCGCCAGGAATTGCAGCAAAAAATCGCCGTTTACCGCCAGGCCCTGGTAGATGCCGGCTACGACAAAGATCACGGCAAAGTTGCCCTGATGCTGCATACTTTTGTCGGGGAGGATGCCGATGAAGTGAAAACTATCGTCCAGGGGCCGTTTAAGAACTATTTACGCCACTCCGTTAACCTGCTCAAACCGCTGGCCGAAGAAGCAAAACTGGACATTGAAGAGCATATAGATGCCGTGATCGATATGGCTTTTGAGCGTTATTACCATACCAGCAGCTTATTCGGCAGCCCGGCAAGCTGCATGAAACGGGTGGAAGCTTTCCAGGCGATAGGGGTGGATGAAATCGCCTGCCTGGTGGACTTTGGCGTGGATAACTCGGTAACCTTAGCGAATTTGCAATACCTGCACCAGCTGCAGCAGGCGCTGCGGCGTTCGGCCAGCCATCAACGCCTGCTGGCAAAACGCCTGGAAAAAACCAGGTCGCCACAGGAATTGATCGCACAGCATGGCGTAAGCCATTTGCAGTCAACCCCCTCTTTTCTCCGGGGACTGCTGTGCGAGCCCAGCGGCGCCGGGGCGCTGTCCGGTTTAGAAAAACTCCTGGTGGGGGGAGAGGCCCTGACCCCAGAGCTGGCCGGCAATTTGCTCAGCCAGGCGCCGAAGCAGATTTTCAATATGTACGGCCCGACGGAAACCACCATCTGGTCGGCGATCGGTAAAGTCACAGACACTCAGGTCACGATAGGAAAACCTATCGCCAATACCCAGTTCTATGTGGCGGACGAGCAGGGGCAGCTGTTGCCTTTCGGGGTTACCGGAGAGTTATATATCGGGGGAGCCGGCGTATCCCGGGGCTACTACAGGCGGGGGGAACTTACCTCGGCGCGTTTTATTGACGATGTCTTTGGCCCGGTGCAGGGGCAACATCTTTATAAAACCGGTGATCTGGTGCGTTACCGCCAAGATGGCGAGCTGGAGTATGTCGGGAGAATCGATGATCAGGTTAAAATTCGCGGTTTCAGGATAGAGCTGGGGGAAATAGAATATCAGTTGTGCCGCTGCAGCGGGGTTGATTCCGCCCTGGTCACTGCCGCAGAGGCGGGGGAAGCAGGCAAGCAGTTGCTGGCTTATATCAAACTGGCCCGGCGCGATCACGGCGGCGGCGAACACCAGGAGATAGCCGCCATTAAGCAGGCTCTGCATGAAGCCTTACCCTATTATATGGTGCCGGGCTTGATGGTCATTATCGACGAGTGGCCCCTGACGCCTAACGGAAAAATTGATAAAAAGGCCCTGCCTGCGCCCAAGCAGCAAAAAGCCGGCGGCGAATACCTGGCCCCGCAAACCGGTTCGGAACTCGAACTGGCCGGGATATGGGCGGAGCTGCTGCATCTGGACGCCGGGGATATCAGCGCCGGGGATAACTTTATCGCCCTGGGGGGAGACTCCTTAATGGCGGTCCGTTTGATCGCCAGGGTCAACAGCCTGGGTAGCGCCAGGCTGACCGCCCAGCAGGTTTTTGCCTCCCCCGTGCTGGCGGATATGGCAAAAATCCTGGAGCAGGAGGAAAAACAGCAGCCGGATGCCTTACCGGCCATCATCCCCGAGGCGGATCCCGGCATTACCGGGCTGTCTATTGCCCAGGAAAGGTTCTGGTTTCTGAGCCAGCTGCAGCAAAATACGGTTGACTATAATATGGCGATAGCCCTGAAATTAACCGGAAAACTCGACAGCGCAGCGGTGGAGCAGGCGATTGCGTGGATTATCGGCCGCCATGAAACCCTGAGGACGGCCTTTGTCCGCACCGGCCAGGGGCTGGGACAGCAGATCCTGACCGGCATTGATTATACCTTACCCAGGGAGACTCCGCACGGCAGGGAAGTCGAAGATATTTACCATGAATTCCTCGCCCAGCCCTTTGATCTTAGCCGGGCTCCCCTGCTCAGGACCAAGTTGTTGCAGCTGGCTGAGCAGGAGCATATCTTAATGTTCAGCATGCATCATATCATTTCTGACGGCTGGTCGCTTAACCTGCTGATAAAAGAATTTTCTTATGCCTATAAGCAGTTTAGCCGTCAGCAGGAGCCTGAATATGCGTCCTTGCCGGTACAGTACCGGGATTTTGCCCGCTGGCAAAGAAACCTGGCGGATTCTGAGCTGGTCAGCGCCCAGGTAGATTACTGGCAGCAAAAGCTAAAGGCGGCGCCGCCGGTATTGAACCTGACCATGGCCAAGCCGAGAAAGCCACAGCCGGACCCCGCCGCCGGTTTTGTCAGGGTTGAAATCAGCGCCGGGGTGCGCGACAAGCTCAAAACCCTGGCAAATGATCAGCAGGGCACCACCTTTATGGTGCTTTTGACGGCCTTTAAACTCTTGCTGGCCAAACATGCCGCGAGCAAAGATATTATTGTCGGCACGCCTGTGGCTAACCGCCCGGCGCCGGAACTTGAGCCCCTGATCGGCTACTTCCTCAATTCATTGACCCTGCGTACCGAGCTGGACTTGTCCGGCTCCTTTACCCATCTGCTGGGGCAGGTGAAGCAAACCTGTATCGAGGCCTTTGACCACCAGCTGGTGTCGTTTGAACAGCTGCTGACGGAACTGGACGTGGAGCGGTCAATAGCCTATACCCCTTTGTTTCAAATCATGTTCATTATGCAAAACACGCCGGACTACAGCCTGGATCTGCCCGGGGTGGGCAGTGAAATGCTCGCCTATGAAAGGCAAAGCACAGGTTTTGATATGACCTGCAACTTTAGCGAATCGCCGGCCGGCATTTCCGGGGTGTTTGAGTACCGCAAAGACCTGTTTGACGAAAAGGATATGCAGTATTTTGCCCGGCAGTTCAGCACCATTATCGAGTGTATTGCCGGTGACCATGACATCGATGTGCAGGAGATCGATGAACATTTACACCGCCAGACCCTGTCTGCCCCCTGGTACCGCGACAATGTGGTGGCATATGATCCCGGCTTGTCCCTGGGGCAACGGCTGGAGCAGCAGGTGCGGTTAACCCCGCAGAGCATAGCGATAGATGACGGTTTGCACCAATACACCTACCGCCGTTTCTCGGCATTAATCCACCGGCTTGCCTGCGGCCTCAGTGCCGGCGGCGTTGTTTCCGGGGATGTCGTCGGGATTTGCCTGCCCCGCAGCGCCAATGCCCTGGTCAGTATTTTTGCCGTGCTCAAGCTGGGGGGGATCTTTATGCCCCTGGATATCAATGCTCCCCTGGCGCGCCAGTTGACGATAATCGCCGATGCCAAACCTAAACGGGTGATCGTACCCACAGGCCATGCCCTGGCGGGACAGGGGGAAAAAGTCTCTGCCCTGGAGATAGACGAGCTTATGGCGGCTTATCCCGGGGGCGAGTTGTCCGGCATAGAAGCTGGCGGTGAGCATCCGGCCTACCTGTATTATACTTCCGGTTCTTCCGGGGTCCCTAAAGGGGTACTGGGCAGCCACAGGGCGGTTATCAATAACGCCCTGGGGATCTGGCAGCAATTTCCTGTCCGTGAGGGGGAAGTTTGCGCCCATAAAACCAATATCGCCTTTATTGCTTCGGTGCAGGAAATTTTCTCCTGCCTGCTGAAAGGGGCCTGCCTGACGATTATGAGGGATGAAACCTTGCTCTCGCCCGCGGCATTTCTTGAGCATCTCAGCCATAAGCGGGTGACCCGGATCTTTATTGCTCCTTCCTACCTGTCTCAGCTGCTCGACCTGCAGCCGGCCCTGTCTGCCGTGTTGCCGTCATTGAAGCTGGTGCTGACCGGCGGGGAAGATGTTGCCTTAACCCTGGTGGAGAAATTTAAGCTTTGCCTGCCCGGCGTAACCCTGATCAACGCCTACGGTTCGACCGAGGTGGTCGGCGATGCCTGTGCCGCGGTGCTGGCGGGACCGGACAGCGAAGGGGACAGGCATCTTGTGACCATAGGCCGCAACGTCGCGAACATGCAGGCCAGGGTGCTGGATGAGAACCAGCGCCTGTGTCCCGTCGGGGTAAAAGGTGAGCTTTATATCAGCGGGGACAGCCTGGCCCTGGGGTATTATAATGACCCGGCGCTCAGTGCCGATAAATTTATTCGCCGCGCCGTTGACGGCACAGATGAGCGTTTATATAAATCCGGGGATCTGGGACGCTATCTGGCCAACGGGGAAATTGCATACCTGGGCCGGGCCGACAACCAGGTGAAAATCAGGGGAAGCAGGGTCGAACTGCTGGAAGTTGAAAGCGCGCTGGCCTGTTATCCCGGGGTGGAACGCTGTATTTGCACCCTGAAAGAAGGGGCCGGCGGAGCCGCCGAGATAGCGGCTTATATATATGCGCCGGCGGCAGAGAGAATTGCCCCGAAAGTGCATGCTTTTGCGCGTAATAATATGCCCCGTTATATGGTGCCGGCATCGCTTGAGCAAATCGCTGAAGTTCCGGTGACCGCCAACGGAAAAGTGGACCGCGGCCGGCTTAAGGCGGTTGTGGTAACGGATAATATTGAGGATATGATGCTTGCCAACAGTGAAACAGAGGAAAAAATAGCCGGGATCTGGCTGGAAGTTTTGGATAAAGAAGCGCTGGAGTTGTCTTCCCTGAGTACCCAGATGAATTTCTTTGAGGCCGGTGGCAACTCCCTGATGCTGGCGGCGATACAGCTGAAGATAGAAGAGTCGATGGGAGTGAAGATCTCCGTGATGGATTTGTTCGAGCAGGCGACGATTGCCGCTCTGGCGGAGTTTATCGAAACGCGGAGGCCGGTATTATCCCCGGAAGAGGCAGAGCGCAAACGCCAGAGCCGGGGAGTCCGTCAGGCAAGGGCGAACCGGGAAAATCAACGCCTGGCGGGGATCCGAAGAGGCAGGGTGACAGAGAAGTCCTGA
- a CDS encoding phytanoyl-CoA dioxygenase family protein has product MNIDFEQARTQYREKGFWQSDSIFDELRVEQINMAMDDVMDGLYDTGIQARDTAGPGFNAKDTIRDINMVHLANSDIAELVCDPALIDILAGLFDAKALQIWGSQLFHKPPALSRKCNIGWHQDFYFHGKFFAPESEIFTVWIAMSDVAENSGPVRMVPGSHKWGFYDIQSTPKEYVLQQLTAAQSRQWQEQPVVLAPGAFSVHHTLTYHGSYSNLSDQPRRCIALRMRTDKSTPCQGAKLDLKNTDAYPVVFGSEADLLY; this is encoded by the coding sequence ATGAACATTGATTTTGAGCAGGCAAGAACGCAGTATCGGGAAAAGGGATTCTGGCAGAGCGACAGTATTTTCGATGAACTAAGGGTCGAGCAAATCAACATGGCCATGGATGATGTCATGGACGGACTTTATGATACCGGGATCCAAGCCCGGGATACCGCCGGGCCGGGATTTAATGCCAAAGACACCATCAGGGATATCAATATGGTGCACCTGGCCAACAGCGACATCGCCGAGTTGGTTTGTGATCCTGCGCTGATCGATATCCTGGCAGGCTTATTTGACGCTAAAGCCCTGCAAATCTGGGGCAGCCAGCTGTTCCACAAGCCACCGGCGTTATCGCGTAAATGCAACATCGGCTGGCATCAGGATTTTTACTTTCATGGCAAATTTTTTGCGCCTGAAAGTGAGATCTTCACCGTCTGGATCGCCATGTCCGATGTGGCCGAAAACTCGGGTCCGGTCCGTATGGTGCCGGGTTCACATAAATGGGGATTTTATGATATCCAGTCGACCCCGAAAGAATACGTGTTGCAGCAACTGACTGCCGCACAAAGCCGGCAATGGCAGGAGCAGCCTGTGGTGCTGGCGCCCGGGGCTTTTAGTGTGCACCATACCCTGACTTATCATGGCAGTTATTCAAACCTGTCAGACCAGCCCAGGCGTTGTATCGCCCTCAGGATGAGAACCGATAAATCCACGCCATGTCAGGGAGCAAAGTTAGATTTGAAAAATACCGATGCCTACCCTGTGGTATTTGGTAGCGAAGCAGATCTCTTGTATTAA